The proteins below come from a single Aegilops tauschii subsp. strangulata cultivar AL8/78 chromosome 6, Aet v6.0, whole genome shotgun sequence genomic window:
- the LOC109736670 gene encoding F-box protein At5g65850-like: MDHMEVSVLPDDLIVEILSRLPLKSFCRFKCVCKPWLAFSSDPNYCKKLPKIPTGLFCQYQDFDKKATKLLSQPRNIEPIDGALSFLPHHPQLELMDCCNGLVLCMRRSMDWSRRTITCHFIVCNPATQEWTRLPDTRPYQEHDVFEAMLAFNPSCSPQFYVFNFKRNPFSFLSGLQVFSSDLSTWLVYDAWWNSGIQTVIGYPHLFIDGSLYLFSMRRNSVKRILVLNGFEAMSSRIPPNRRTIKLPHDPSVEPANGLPVGLYTRGYFGKSPGTMHYALTAADGLAVRIWSLDVSGPYKWTEKYRLSMSDAVGRNDLAYYDAAQQCWNCTYEIAAIDLERDVMFLFDCHASNLRSYIISTGELQELDDIEQDHEHVYDKFYHYVACYSKLPTYVPIPQPCLLEAKRPGRRTWRSKLLAIVAKSSWR; the protein is encoded by the coding sequence ATGGACCATATGGAAGTCAGTGTGCTACCTGATGACCTGATTGTGGAAATCCTCTCCCGGCTGCCGCTGAAGTCTTTTTGCCGCTTCAAATGTGTTTGCAAACCCTGGCTTGCCTTCTCCTCTGATCCAAACTACTGCAAGAAGCTGCCGAAAATCCCCACAGGTCTTTTCTGCCAGTACCAAGACTTCGATAAGAAGGCTACCAAGCTTCTTAGCCAGCCCCGAAACATTGAGCCAATTGATGGAGCACTTAGTTTCTTGCCACACCATCCGCAACTGGAGCTTATGGATTGCTGCAATGGCCTAGTCCTCTGCATGCGTAGGAGCATGGATTGGAGCAGACGTACAATTACTTGCCACTTCATTGTGTGCAACCCGGCAACACAAGAGTGGACGAGGCTTCCTGATACTCGTCCTTACCAAGAACATGATGTTTTTGAAGCTATGTTGGCTTTCAACCCATCATGTTCACCACAGTTCTACGTCTTCAACTTTAAACGGAATCCTTTTTCATTCTTGAGTGGGCTTCAGGTATTTTCGTCTGACCTTTCCACATGGCTCGTATATGATGCATGGTGGAATTCCGGGATACAAACCGTTATTGGATACCCACACTTATTCATAGATGGTTCACTGTATCTGTTTAGTATGCGGCGGAACTCAGTGAAGAGGATCTTGGTGTTGAACGGCTTTGAGGCAATGAGTTCTCGCATACCGCCTAATCGTCGAACTATTAAGTTGCCCCATGACCCTTCTGTTGAGCCTGCAAATGGCCTTCCGGTCGGTTTGTACACCAGAGGTTACTTTGGCAAATCTCCAGGGACCATGCACTATGCATTGACAGCGGCGGATGGGCTTGCAGTTCGGATCTGGAGTCTTGATGTTTCCGGGCCTTACAAGTGGACTGAGAAGTATCGTCTTAGTATGAGCGATGCAGTTGGAAGGAACGACCTTGCTTACTATGACGCTGCTCAACAGTGCTGGAATTGCACGTATGAAATTGCTGCTATTGACTTGGAGAGGGACGTCATGTTCCTCTTTGACTGCCATGCGAGCAACCTTCGTTCATACATCATCAGCACAGGGGAACTTCAGGAACTCGATGACATTGAACAAGATCATGAGCATGTCTATGACAAGTTCTACCACTACGTGGCATGCTACTCAAAGCTTCCAACCTATGTGCCTATACCTCAGCCATGTTTGTTGGAAGCAAAGAGGCCTGGTCGGCGGACGTGGCGGTCGAAGCTACTAGCAATTGTTGCGAAATCAAGCTGGAGATGA